CGGAATCCGCCCATGCTGTACTGCCAGCACCGTTTTGATGAAGCCGGCGATGCCGGCCGCCGCCTCGGTGTGGCCGAGATTGGTCTTGACGGCGCCGATGAGCAGCGGAGCGTCCTCGGGACGTCCGCGGCCCAGCACGGTGCCCAGGGCCCGGGCTTCGATCGGATCACCCAGCAGCGTTCCGGTCCCGTGGGCTTCGACGAAGTCGACTTCGTTGGGCTGCATTCCCGCGTTGGTGTAGGCGGCGCGCAGCACGGCCATCTGGGCCGCTGGGTTGGGGGCCATCAGCCCATTGGATCGGCCGTCCTGGTTGACGGCCGAACCGCAGATCACCGCGAGCACGCGATCGCTGTCGCGTTGCGCGTCGGTCAACCGCTTGAGCACCACCACCCCGGCGCCTTCGCCGCGCACGAATCCGTCGGCGGCGGCATCGAAGGCGCGGCAATGACCGGTAGGCGACAACGCACCGACTTGGTCGAAGCCGCGGAATACGGCCGGGGATAACAACAAATTCACTCCGGCGGCGATGGCCAGGTTGCAGTCCTGCGTCCGAAGGCCCTGGCAGGCCAGGTGGATCGCCACCAGTGACGACGAGCATGCGGTATCCACCGCCACGGACGGGCCGCGCAGGTCGAGGAAATACGAGAGGCGGTTGGCGATGATGCTCATCGCGCCACCGGTATTGCTCCACCCGTCGACCTGTGACAGATCGGTGGAGGCGATAGCGCCGTATTCGCTCAAGCACGACCCGGCGAATACTCCCGTCTGTGAGCGTCGCAGCGCGCTGGGCGCAATTCCGGCGTGTTCCAACGCTTCCCAGGCCACTTCCAGCAGCAGGCGCTGCTGGGGGTCCATCTTGTCGGCTTCGCTGGGGGAGATCTCGAAGAACTCCGCGTCGAAGGCGTCGATGTCGGGCAAAAATGAGCCCCACCGCGTGGTGCGGTCCAGCAGAGCCCGTACTTCCGGCGAGCCGTCGTCGAACTGCTCCCACCGTTCGTCGGGAACCTTCCCGATTGCCGAACGGCGGTCACAAAGAAACTGCCACAACGCATCTGGGCCGGTGATGCCGCCGGGGAACCGACACCCCATGCCGATTACGGCGATCGGCTCTTCCAGCGAGCTTCGACCGGGGCGGTTGAGCGCCGTGTCCGACTCGGAATCGGGCTCGGGCGCGGTGAGATATGCGGCGAGGGAGTTGATCGTCGGGTGTTCCCAGAAGTCGATGGGGGATACGGTCTTGCCCAGCAACTCGGTCAACTCGCCGGACAGTACCACCGCGTCACGCGAACTCACCCCGAGATCGGCCAGGGACAGATTGGGGTCGACCTCGTCGGGTGTGCACCCGATATTCGTCACCAAGTAGTCGACAAGCCAGTGGCGTAGGTCGGCTTCGCCATCGATGCTCGCCGTCATGCGCTCACGTCCAGGCGTTTGAATCCGTCGCGGCGATACCGTTCGACGCAGGCCGAACGGCGGATCTTGCCGCTGGTGGTGATCGGAATCGACCCGGGGGAGACCAGAACCAGGTCGGCCACGCGCAAGCTGTGCGACCTCGAGATCGCGGACGTTACTTCCCGCTTGACCGAACGAAGCTTTCGCATGGCATCTTCTGCCGACGCCCCGCGTCTCTTCAGCTCGATGATCGCGACCAGCTGCTCGGTGATGTCGTCGGGGACGGCTATCGCCGCGACGCGGCCACCGGTGATCTCCTGGATCGTCGCCTCGATGTCGTCGGGGTAGTGGTTGCGGCCATCGACGATGAGGAGGTCTTTGATGCGGCCCATGATGAACAGTTCGCCGTCGGATATGACGCCCAGGTCTCCGGTTCGCAGCCACGGTCCCTTGGGGACTCCCGGGGAGGGATTGACCAGCTTGGCGTTGAACGTGCGCGTGGTCTGCTCCGGCTTGCGCCAATAGCCCATCGCCACATGGTCGCCGTGCACCCAGATCTCACCGACCGTCCCCGCCGGATTCTCGACCATGGTCTCGGGGTCGACGATGCGCACTGCCGACGGATCCGGCGAACCGTAACTGATGAGTTCGGTGCCCACCGGCCCGTCGGTTCCGATGCGCCTGGCCTGTCCGGCAGTCAACTGTTCGTAGTCGAAACGGACGGTGGTGGGCGCACTGCCCGGCTCGGGAGCTGCCACGTAGAGGGTCGCTTCGGCGAGCCCGTAGGAGGGTCGTACGGCCGTCGGGCTCAGGTTGTACCGAGCGAAACGCTCGGTGAAACGCTTCACGGTCGCCACATGGATGCGCTCGCTACCGCTGACGATTCCGACCACGCCGCCGAGGTCAAGCCCCGCCATGTCCTCGTCGGACGTCCGTCGCACGGCCAATTCAAAGGCGAAATTCGGTGCCGCGGTGAAGCATGTCCCGGAGGTGGCAAGCAATTGCATCCAGCAGGCCGGCCGCCGCAAGAACGACATCGGGCTGAATAAGACTGCGCTTCGGCCCGCGACCAGCGGCGCGAAGATTCCAAGAATCAAGCCCATGTCATGAAACAAGGGCAGCCACGACAGCAGCACGGTGCCGATCGGCATTTCGGGACCACCGAAGTAGCCGTACAAACTCTGTGTCACATTGGCGATGACGTTCTTGTGCGACACGATGACGCCGGCCGGCGTCCGGGTGGAACCCGAGGTGTACTGCAGATAAGCCGCTCCGGTCGATAGCCGCGGCGGACCCGGAAGCTGACGCTGCGAGTCCAGATCAAGCAGATCGACTTCGATGACGAACGGCGCGGGGCGCCCGTCTTGTGCGTTTGCGTATTTTGTGACGTCGGCGACCACCGACGACGTCGTAAGAATGGCGACCGGGTTGGCATCGCGCAATACCGCGGAGACGCGATCGTCGTGAATACCATACTGCGGCGTGGAGAGCGGAACTGCGATAAATCCGGCCTGCAGGGCGCCGAGAAATGCAATCACATATTCCAAACCCTGCGGTGCCAGAATAGCCACGCGATCGCCGGGTGACCCGTACAATCTGAGCTCTTCAGCGATGGTACAGGCACGGCCGTACACCTGTGACCATGTCAAACTCTCAGCGAACCCCTTCGGGTCCAATCCGTAGTCGATGAATGTATACGCGGTGGTGTCAGCGTGCTGATCCGCCCGCTGCTTCAGCAAAGCAGGGACGGAAGAGTCGATCACCGGCATCGCACTTAACTCCCATCGGCTTGTCGGTTTTGATTGTGTGTTGCACCTGCGAATCACTGGCGCAGTGCGACTGACCAGCATCGTCGAACCCGCGGGTCTGAGCTGACTAGTCCGCTATGACGAGGAGGCAGCTTTTGCTCTTGAAGCACACCGATGTGCCTATGCTGACCGCCCCCGGAATGACCCCGTTCCCCATACGACTAGTCGGTCTACGTAAGGTAACCACCTCTCAGGACGGGCGCGGGCAGTATTTGGAAAATCCACACTTTCCCCACAGCGTCCGCCAATGCTACCGCCTGCTATCCCACGGTTCCGACCTGCATTAAGCCTTTGTACCAGGCAGTCCGCTGTGAGGCGGGGTGGTAGATGTGACCTTTGATACATCAGTGACAGATGACTAGTACAGTGAGAGTTGGTATCTCGATTCTGGCACGCTGGTGCCAGCACTTTGGGACCGCCGTCTCGTTGTGACAAAGTTCACAGGCTTGCCCGGGGTGCTGCGCCGGCGGGCGTGCGGGGGCCGGTCGGCCAACCCGGCCGCGGGCCCGGCATACGCCTGCCGATGCGGCATCCGGCCGACGCGTGGCGCCGAGCTGTGGCGAACTTCGGCCGTAAGCCGCCAGGAATGGCGCCGCCGGCGTGTGAGGTGGTGGCCAGGTTGTCGCGGGTTTGTCGCAGCTAAGCTCTGTGGAGCTGTTGGAGCGCCCGGTCCTCGATGTCGCCTACGAGCTCTGGCAAATTGTTGTTGAGATAGAAATGATCTCCTGGGAAGACGCGGATCGCGAATTCGCCGGTCGTTCGGTCACGCCACGGCTCCATGTCTTCTCGGGTGGTAATCCAATCCTTATCCCCGATGTATGCATAAATTGGGCACGATAGTTTTGTCTCCGGCGGGCAGGTATAGCCCGCAATGGCGCGGACGGCTCGCAATGTGGGTAGCACACCCACCCGAAATTCTTCGTCGGCAAAGAAATCCGGATTAGTGCCGGTCGCCCGGGCCACCAAATCGAGCATCTCGTTATCCGAGAAACCCTCGAGTTGTTTGTACCTGATATGCCCGGGTGCCGAGGTGGCCGACACAAACAGTGCGAGGACGCGGTAACCGGCTGATTGAAACCGCAATGCGACTTCGAAGGCCAGCATTCCACCCATGCTGTGACCGAAGAAGATGACCGGATCGCCGATCGGGGCGGTCGGCTTCATCATGGCGAACACTTCGTCAGCGAGGCCCGGAATGCTTTCCAGCGGCGGCAGGCCGGACCGGTCGTTCTGTCCCGGGTACTGGACAGCTATTCGCTTCAGGTCACCGGAAAATTCGCGAGAGAATGCGACATAGTCTTTTGCGGTTCCCCCGGCGTGCGGGAAGATGTACAGCGTAGGGCTTTTGCCGTCGTTCGAGCGGGCGTGCACGGCGCCACCCTACCGTGGCCGACCAAACGCGCACATCGACGTCGCCCGTTGTCGGTTAGTTAGCGTCACCCCACGTCGGTGCCCGGGTACCCGTCGACCGAGGGCAGGCATCGCGGACATCGCGCGCGGATACCTTGCCGGCCCGGGCGGCGCCGGGGGAGCGGGTGCGGCCCGCGGTGCCGGCTGAAGCAGGGAAACAGCCCGACACACCGACGTCGCCACCGACGTCACAGGGATAACAGCAGGCACACTGGTAACAACAAACCATGCCAGGGATGCCGGGAGGATATGGCCGTGTACCGAGTCTTTGAAGCGCTCGACGAATTGAGCGCAATTGTCGAAGAAGCCCGTGGCGTGCCGATGACGGCGGGCTGCGTGGTGCCACGCGGCGACGTGCTCGAGCTGATCGACGACATCAAGGACGCGATCCCCGGTGAACTCGATGACGCGCAGGACGTACTCGACGCCCGCGATTCGATGCTGCACGACGCAAAAGCGCATGCCGACTCCATGGTTTCCGCGGCGACCACCGAGGCGGACTCGATGGTGAACCATGCCCGCGCCGAGGCGGACCGGATTCTGTCCGACGCGAAATCCCAGGCCGATCGGATGGTGGGTGAAGCGCGCCAGCACAGTGAGCGCATGGTCACCGACGCCCGGGAGGAGGCGATGCGCATTGCCGCCTCAGCCAAGCGGGAGTACGAAGCCAGCATCAGCCGGGCCAAGTCCGAATGCGATCGACTGATTGAAAGCGGCAACATCTCCTACGAGAAGGCGGTGCAAGAAGGCATCAAGGAACAGCAGCGCCTGGTGTCGCAGAACGAAGTCGTGCAGGCGGCCAATGCGGAGGCCACCCGCCTGATCGACACGGCGCACGCCGAGTCTGACCGGCTGCGCGGCGAATGCGATGTCTATGTGGACACCAAGCTTGCCGAGTTCGAAGAAATGCTCAACGGCACACTCCGGTCCGTCGGACGAGGACGCCATCAGCTTCGCACCGCTGCCGGTACGCACGACTACGCAACGCGCTAGTCGATTTCCCGCCGCAGGAGGGTCCGCCACGGCAGCGAGTTCGACGCGGCAGGCGGGGATTCCCGCCAGACCCGGCGCGCGCCGTAGGATCTCTGCTATGGCGAGGCAGCACAGCCGGACAGCCCACGGACGTCTGACCGCGCCGATGGCGATTGACATCGCCCGGCTGGGGCGTCGCCCCGGGGCCATGTTCACCGTGCAGGACACCGTGGACAGCCCCACTCGCATCGGCGTGGAGCTGATTGCCATCCGGCGGGGTGACCCGCTGACCCTGGACCTGCGCCTGGAGTCGGTTTCTGAGGGAGTGTTGGTCACCGGGACGGTTACCGCCCCCACGACCGGGGAGTGCTCCCGCTGCCTGACCGCGATTCAGGGCCGGGTCCGGGTTGCCCTGACCGAACTATTCGCCTATCCCAACAGCACCACCGCGGCCACTACCGAGGAGGACGAGGTCGGGCACGTCGTCGACGAGAAGATCGATCTCGAGCAGTCGATCATCGACGCGGTCGGCCTGGAACTGCCGTTTTCCCCGGTGTGCCGCCCCGACTGCCCCGGGCTGTGCCCGCAGTGCGGTGTCGTGCTGGACACCGACCCCGACCATCACCATGACCAGATCGACCCCAGGTGGGCCAAGCTGGCCGAGATCGTCACGGCACAGAGCCCCGACACCGCGGATCGGGATGAGCGGTGACGGCGTCACGGCAGAGTCTGCTCGACGCGCTCGGTGTCGACCTCTCCGATGAACTTCTGTCGCTGGCGTTGACGCACCGCAGCTATGCCTACGAGAACGGCGGACTACCGACCAACGAGCGGCTGGAGTTTCTCGGCGACGCGGTCCTGGGGCTGACCATCACCGACGAGCTCTACCACCGTCACCCCGACCGTTCCGAGGGCGACCTGGCCAAACTGCGTGCCAGCGTGGTCAATACCCAAGCGCTGGCTGACGTCGCGCGCAACCTGTCGGATAACGGCCTTGGTGTGCACATGCTGCTGGGCCGCGGCGAGGCCAACACCGGTGGAGCCGACAAGTCCAGCATCCTGGCTGACGGTATGGAATCGCTGCTGGGCGCGATCTACCTGCAGCACGGTATCGAGGTGTCGCGCAAGGTGATCCTGAAGTTGTTCGGACCATTGCTGGACGCGGCGGCGACGCTGGGTGCCGGGCTGGACTGGAAGACCAGCTTGCAGGAGCTGACCGCGGCGCGCGGGCTGGGCACCCCGTCCTACCTGGTCACCTCCACCGGTCCGGACCATGACAAGGAGTTCACCGCTGTGGTCGTCGTGATGGACGCCGAGTACGGATCGGGTATGGGTCGATCCAAAAAAGAAGCCGAGCAGAAGGCCGCGTCAGCCGCCTATAAGGCGCTCGAGGCATTGGATGTGCTGGACACGGCTGGGAAACCTTCGCCCTAGATGCCCGAACTACCTGAGGTCGAGGTGGTGCGGCGTGGCTTAGCGGCCCATGTGGTGGGCAAGGCGATGACCGCGGTTCGGGTCCATCACCCCCGGGCGGTACGGCGCCACGAGGCCGGACCCGCCGACCTGACGGCGCGGCTGCTGGGCGCGCGAATTACCGGAACCGACCGGCGCGGCAAGTACTTGTGGTTGACGCTGGATAGCCCGGGTAGCGCACTTGTGGTGCACCTGGGCATGAGCGGGCAGATGTTGCTGGGGGCAGTGCCGCGCTCCGACCACGTCCGGATCTCTGCCCTGCTCGACGACGGGACCGTGCTGAGCTTTGCCGACCAGCGCACCTTCGGCGGGTGGTTGCTTGCCGACCTGGTGACCGTGGACGGCACCGTGGTGCCGGCACCGATCGCGCACCTGGCAAGGGATCCGCTCGACCCACGGTTCGACGCCCACGCCGTCGTTGAGGTCTTGCGGCGCAAACATTCTGAACTCAAGCGCCAGCTCCTGAACCAACAGGTGGTCTCCGGAATCGGCAACATCTACGCCGACGAAGCGCTGTGGCGGGCCAAGCTGAACGGCGCCCGCCCGGCCGCCACCCTGACCCGCCGGCAACTGGGCGCGGTGCTTGATGCCGCGGCCGAGGTGATGCGTGACGCGCTGGCCCAGGGTGGGACGTCGTTCGATTCGCTGTACGTCAATGTCAACGGCGAGTCGGGCTATTTCGACCGATCGCTGGACGCCTACGGCCGCGACGGCCAGAACTGCCGGCGCTGCGGCGCGGTGATTCGCCGGGAGAAGTTCATGAATCGCTCGTCGTTCTACTGTCCGCGATGCCAGCCGCGGCCGCGACGTTGAGTGTCGAGATCATCGAGATCGACGTCAGCGTGGTGCTCGCGCGAACTTTTCCGCGCTGCCCAAAATCTCGGCACGATAGAAAAGAAGCTATGACGCAACTGTGGGTCGAACGCACCGGCACTCGCCGCTACACGGGATACAGCTCGCGCGGAGCGCAGGTGCTCGTTGGCTCCGAAGACGTCGACGGGGTGTTCACCCCCGGTGAGCTGATGAAGATCGCGCTCGCCGCGTGCAGCGGCATGTCCAGTGATCAGCCGCTGGCCCGTCGCCTCGGCGACGACTACCGGGCGGTGATCAAGGTATCGGGTGCGGCCGACCGCGACCAGGAGCGCTATCCGCTGCTCGAGGAAATCCTGGAGCTCGACCTGTCGGGTCTGGCCGCCGAGGAGAAGGAGCGCCTGCTGTTGGTCGTCGACCGGGCCATCGACCTGGTGTGCACCGTGGGGCGCACCTTGAAGTCGGGCACCACCGTCAACGTCGAGGTCACCGATGTCGGCAGCTGAGGTGCGGCTGACCGCCTGGGTGCACGGCCGGGTCCAGGGCGTCGGTTTCCGCTGGTGGACCCGCTGCCGGGCGCTGGAGCTGGGCCTGACCGGCTACGCGGCCAACCAGGCCGACGGCCGCGTGCTGGTGGTCGCCCAGGGATCGCGTGAGTCGGGAGAGCAGTTGCTGCGGCTGCTGCAGGGTGGCGCCACCCCTGGTCGGGTCGACAAGGTGGTTGCCGACTGGTCGGAGGCCTCGCAGCGGATCGCCGGGTTCAGCGAGCGGTAATCTGGCTGCTCGTGTACCTCAAGAGTCTGACGCTGAAGGGCTTCAAATCCTTCGCCGCGGCAACGACTCTGCGGTTCGAGCCGGGTATCACCGCCGTCGTCGGTCCCAACGGATCCGGCAAGTCCAATGTGGTCGACGCGCTGGCGTGGGTGATGGGGGAGCAGGGGGCCAAGACCCTGCGCGGCGGCAAGATGGAAGACGTCATCTTCGCCGGCACCTCGTCGCGTGCCCCGCTGGGCCGGGCCGAAGTCACCGTCACCATTGACAACTCCGACAACGCGCTGCCGATCGAGTACACCGAGGTGTCGATCACCCGGCGGATGTTCCGTGACGGCGCCAGTGAATACGAAATCAACGGCAGCAGTTGCCGTTTGATGGACGTGCAGGAGCTGTTGAGCGACTCCGGCATCGGCCGCGAGATGCATGTGATCGTAGGGCAGGGCAAGCTCGACGAGATTCTGCAGTCGCGGCCCGAGGAGCGCCGGGCCTTCATCGAAGAAGCCGCGGGCGTGCTCAAACATCGCAAGCGTAAAGAGAAGGCGCTGCGCAAACTGGATGCGATGGCGGCGAACCTGGCGCGGCTCACCGACTTGACCACCGAGCTGCGGCGCCAGCTCAAGCCGCTGGGCCGTCAAGCCGAAGTCGCCCGGCGTGCGGCAACCATCCAGGCTGACCTGCGCGACGCCCGGCTGCGGCTGGCCGCCGACGATCTGGTCGGCCGGCGCGCCGAGCGCGCGGCGATCTTGGATGCCGAGAACGCGATGCGCCGCGAACACGACGTGGCCGCCGCGCGGCTGTCGGTGGCCGCCGAGGAGCTGGCCGCACACGAGGCCGCACTGACCGAGCTTTCCCAACGGGCCGAGGCGGTACAGCACACCTGGTTCGGCCTTTCCGCCCTGGCCGAACGGGTGGGCGCGACGGTACGCATCGCCAGTGAGCGCGCTCAGCATCTCGACGTCGAGCCGCTGACCAGAAACGACACCGACCCCAGCAAACCCGAGGAGCTGGAAGCCGAGGCCGAGCAGGTGGCCGCCGCCGAACAGCAGCTGCTGGCGGAGCTGGCCGGGGCGCGCACCCGCCTGGATGCCGCCCGCACCGAGCTGGCCGGACGGGAGCGTCAAGCGGCCGAGGCCGACCGCGCCCATCTGGCGGCGGTGCGGGCGGAGGCCGACCGGCGCGAGGGCCTGGCGCGGCTTGCCGGGCAGGTGGAAACCATGCGGGCACGGGTGGAGTCGATCGACGACAGCGTCGCGCGGCTGTCCGAACGGATCGAAGAGGCCGCCGCGCGTGCTCAGCAGGCTCGCGCGGAATTCGAAGCTGTGCAGGGCCGCGTCGGCGAATTGGACCAGGGCGAGGTCGGCCTGGACGAGCAGCACGAGCGGACGGTGGCCGCGTTGCGGCTGGCCGACCAGCGCGTGGCGGAACTCCAGGTGGCCGAACGCGACGCCGAACGCCGGGTGGCGTCGCTGCGGGCCCGCATCGACGCCCTCTCGGTGGGTCTGGACCGCAAGGACGGCGCGGCGTGGCTTGCCCGCAACCACGGCGGCGCGGGAGTTCTCGGGCCGATCGCCCAGCTCGTCAAGGTCCGCCCGGGCTATGAGGCCGCACTGGCAGCGGTGCTGGGAGCAGCGGCAGATGCGCTGGCCGTCGACGGCCTCGGCGCGGCTCGCGCCGCGGTCAGCGCGCTCAAGGAGGCTGACGGCGGCCGGGCGGCGCTGGTGTTGAGTGACTGGCCGGCCCCGGACAACCCGGCCCCCGAGATAGCCGGCGGCGCGCGGTGGGCGCTGGATCTGATCGAGGCGCCGCCGCGATTGCTGGGGGCGATCACCGCGATGCTTTCGGGCGTCGCGGTGGTCAACGACCTGGCCGAGGCGCTGGATCTGGTGGCGATTCGGCCCCAGCTGCGCGCCGTCACCCTGGACGGCGATCTGGTCGGAGCCGGCTGGGTGAGCGGCGGTTCCGACCGCAAGCCCAGCACGCTGGAGATCACCTCCGAGATCGACAAGGCAGGCGGCGAACTGGCCGCGGCCGAGGCGCAGGTGGCTCACCTGAGCGCGGCGCTGTCCGGGGCACTGACCGAGCAAGCGGCTCGCCAGGACTCGGCCGACCAGGCGCTGGCCGCGCTCAACGAATCCGACGCCACCATTTCGGCGACATATGAGCAGCTGGGCCGGCTCGGTCAGGACGCGCGTGCGGCCGAGGAAGAGTGGACCAGGCTGCTGCGGCAGCGCGAGGACCTGGAAGCCGGGCGGGCGCAGACGCTCGAGGAGGTCGTCGAACTCGAGACCAGGCTGCGCAACGCCCAACAGACCCAACACGTGCAGGCTGCCGAGCCCAGCACGGCAGCAGCCAGGCAGGCGATCGCGGCTGCGACCGAAAGCGCGCGGGCCGTTGAAGTCGAGGCGCGATTGGCGGTGCGGACCGCCGAGGAGCGCGCCAATGCCGTTCGGGGAAGGGCAGATTCGCTGCGCCGCGCGGCCGCGGCCCAACGGGAGGCGCGGCTGCGGGCCCAGCAGGCGCTGGAAGCGCGACTGCGCTCGGCCGCGGTTGCCGCGGCCGTCGCCGAGTCCGGACGGTTGTTGGCGTTGCGGCTGAGCCGGGTGGTCGGAGCGGCGTCGCAACTGCGTGACGAGCTCGCCGCCGAACGCCGGCAGCGGTTGGCCGCCGTTGCGGCGGTTCGCGAAGAGACGAACACGTTGAGCGCGCGCGTGGCCAAGCTGACCGATTCGCTGCACCGTGACGAGGTGGCAGATGCCCAGGCGGCAATGCGAATCGAGCAGCTCGAACACATGGTGCTGGAGCAGTTCGGGATGGCGCCAGCCGATTTGATCGCCGAGTACGGTCCCGAGGTGCCGCTGCCGCCCACCGAGCTGGAGATGGCCGAGTTCGAGCAGGCCCGGGAACGCGGGGAGCAGGTGGTCGCGCCCGCCCCGATGCCGTTCGACCGCGCTACCCAGGAGCGCCGGGCCAAGCGCGCCGAGCGTGACCTGGCCGAACTCGGCAGGGTCAATCCGCTGGCCCTCGAGGAGTTCGCGGCGCTGGAGGAGCGCTACAACTTCCTGTCCACCCAACTCGAGGACGTCAAGGCCGCCCGCAAGGACCTGCTTGACGTCGTCGCCGACGTCGACGCCCGCATCCTGCAGGTTTTCAGCGACGCGTTCGTCGACGTAGAACGCGAATTCCGGGCCGTGTTCGGCTCGCTGTTCCCCGGCGGCGAAGGCCGGCTGCGCCTGACTGCGCCCGACGACATGCTGACCACCGGCATCGAGGTGGAAGCCCGTCCGCCGGGTAAGAAGGTCACCCGGCTGTCGTTGCTGTCGGGTGGGGAGAAGGCGCTGACCGCGGTCGCGATGCTGGTGGCGATCTTTCGGGCCCGACCGTCGCCGTTCTACATCATGGACGAGGTGGAGGCCGCCCTGGACGACACCAACCTGCGCCGGCTGCTCGGCCTGTTCGAACAGCTGCGCGACCGGTCGCAGCTCATCATCATCACGCACCAGAAGCCGACGATGGAAGTCGCGGATGCCCTCTACGGCGTGACCATGCAAGGTGATGGCATCACCGCCGTGATCTCGCAGCGAATGCGGGGTCAGCAGCTGGATGAGCTGGTCGCCAATTCTTCGTGACGGTGACCCGTAGCGCGGGGCGCGGGCGCCCCGGTAAGCCCCTGGAAGGATGTCAGTGTGTCGGAAGGTCTATGGGTCGCCATTGCGGTCGTCGCCGTCGCGGTCGTCATCGCCGCGCTGGTCATCGGCCTGGTGCGCTACCGCCGTCGCCGGATCCGCCTGTCGACCCAGCCGAAACCGGGCGTAATCGACCGTTCGGGCGGCTACACCGCGTCGTCCGACATCACCTTCAGCCAGACGCCCTCGGCTGTCGAGACGGTCGAACCGGCCGATCGGATCGACACCAGCGGACTGCCCGCCGTCGGCGACGATGCGACCGTCCCGCGCGACGCGGTCAAACGCACCATCTCCGATGTTCAGCTGCCCGAAATCGAGCCCGAACCCGAGACCATCGCGCCACCGGTAGCGCCGGAAGTCGAGGCGATCGAGCCGCCGGAAGGGCGGTTGGAGCGCCTGCGCGGGCGGCTCGCCAAGTCGCAGAACGCCTTCGGCCGGAGCATGCTGGGTTTGCTCGGGGGCGGCGACCTGGACGAGGACTCCTGGCAGGATGTCGAGGACACCTTGCTGGTCGCAGACCTGGGCCCGGTGGTCACCCAATCGGTGGTGTCGCAGCTGCGCAGCCGGCTGGCCAGCGCCAATGTGCGTTCCGAGGCGGATGCCCGGGCCGTGCTACGAGACGTCCTTGTCAAAGAACTGCAGCCGGTCATGGACCGCTCGATCCGGGCGCTGCCGCACGCCGGCCATCCCGCGGTGTTGCTGGTCGTGGGGGTCAACGGCACCGGCAAGACCACCACCGTCGGTAAGTTGGCGCGGGTGCTGGTGGCCGACGGGCGGCGCGTCGTGCTCGGCGCGGCCGACACCTTCCGGGCCGCGGCCGCCGATCAACTGCAGACCTGGGCGGCCCGGGTGGGTGCGGAGGTGGTGCGCGGGGCCGAAGGCGCCGACCCGGCGTCGGTGGCCTTCGATGCCGTCGACAAGGGCATCGCCCACGGCGCCGACGTCGTGCTCATCGACACCGCCGGCCGGCTGCACACCAAGGTCGGCTTGATGGACGAACTGGGCAAGGTCAAGCGCGTGGTGACTCGCCGTGCTGCTGTTGATGAGGTG
The nucleotide sequence above comes from Mycobacterium pseudokansasii. Encoded proteins:
- the fadD26 gene encoding long-chain-fatty-acid--AMP ligase FAAL26/FadD26, which gives rise to MPVIDSSVPALLKQRADQHADTTAYTFIDYGLDPKGFAESLTWSQVYGRACTIAEELRLYGSPGDRVAILAPQGLEYVIAFLGALQAGFIAVPLSTPQYGIHDDRVSAVLRDANPVAILTTSSVVADVTKYANAQDGRPAPFVIEVDLLDLDSQRQLPGPPRLSTGAAYLQYTSGSTRTPAGVIVSHKNVIANVTQSLYGYFGGPEMPIGTVLLSWLPLFHDMGLILGIFAPLVAGRSAVLFSPMSFLRRPACWMQLLATSGTCFTAAPNFAFELAVRRTSDEDMAGLDLGGVVGIVSGSERIHVATVKRFTERFARYNLSPTAVRPSYGLAEATLYVAAPEPGSAPTTVRFDYEQLTAGQARRIGTDGPVGTELISYGSPDPSAVRIVDPETMVENPAGTVGEIWVHGDHVAMGYWRKPEQTTRTFNAKLVNPSPGVPKGPWLRTGDLGVISDGELFIMGRIKDLLIVDGRNHYPDDIEATIQEITGGRVAAIAVPDDITEQLVAIIELKRRGASAEDAMRKLRSVKREVTSAISRSHSLRVADLVLVSPGSIPITTSGKIRRSACVERYRRDGFKRLDVSA
- a CDS encoding thioesterase II family protein gives rise to the protein MHARSNDGKSPTLYIFPHAGGTAKDYVAFSREFSGDLKRIAVQYPGQNDRSGLPPLESIPGLADEVFAMMKPTAPIGDPVIFFGHSMGGMLAFEVALRFQSAGYRVLALFVSATSAPGHIRYKQLEGFSDNEMLDLVARATGTNPDFFADEEFRVGVLPTLRAVRAIAGYTCPPETKLSCPIYAYIGDKDWITTREDMEPWRDRTTGEFAIRVFPGDHFYLNNNLPELVGDIEDRALQQLHRA
- the sepIVA gene encoding cell division protein SepIVA, with the translated sequence MYRVFEALDELSAIVEEARGVPMTAGCVVPRGDVLELIDDIKDAIPGELDDAQDVLDARDSMLHDAKAHADSMVSAATTEADSMVNHARAEADRILSDAKSQADRMVGEARQHSERMVTDAREEAMRIAASAKREYEASISRAKSECDRLIESGNISYEKAVQEGIKEQQRLVSQNEVVQAANAEATRLIDTAHAESDRLRGECDVYVDTKLAEFEEMLNGTLRSVGRGRHQLRTAAGTHDYATR
- a CDS encoding YceD family protein, which translates into the protein MARQHSRTAHGRLTAPMAIDIARLGRRPGAMFTVQDTVDSPTRIGVELIAIRRGDPLTLDLRLESVSEGVLVTGTVTAPTTGECSRCLTAIQGRVRVALTELFAYPNSTTAATTEEDEVGHVVDEKIDLEQSIIDAVGLELPFSPVCRPDCPGLCPQCGVVLDTDPDHHHDQIDPRWAKLAEIVTAQSPDTADRDER
- the rnc gene encoding ribonuclease III codes for the protein MTASRQSLLDALGVDLSDELLSLALTHRSYAYENGGLPTNERLEFLGDAVLGLTITDELYHRHPDRSEGDLAKLRASVVNTQALADVARNLSDNGLGVHMLLGRGEANTGGADKSSILADGMESLLGAIYLQHGIEVSRKVILKLFGPLLDAAATLGAGLDWKTSLQELTAARGLGTPSYLVTSTGPDHDKEFTAVVVVMDAEYGSGMGRSKKEAEQKAASAAYKALEALDVLDTAGKPSP
- the mutM gene encoding DNA-formamidopyrimidine glycosylase, giving the protein MPELPEVEVVRRGLAAHVVGKAMTAVRVHHPRAVRRHEAGPADLTARLLGARITGTDRRGKYLWLTLDSPGSALVVHLGMSGQMLLGAVPRSDHVRISALLDDGTVLSFADQRTFGGWLLADLVTVDGTVVPAPIAHLARDPLDPRFDAHAVVEVLRRKHSELKRQLLNQQVVSGIGNIYADEALWRAKLNGARPAATLTRRQLGAVLDAAAEVMRDALAQGGTSFDSLYVNVNGESGYFDRSLDAYGRDGQNCRRCGAVIRREKFMNRSSFYCPRCQPRPRR
- a CDS encoding OsmC family protein; this encodes MTQLWVERTGTRRYTGYSSRGAQVLVGSEDVDGVFTPGELMKIALAACSGMSSDQPLARRLGDDYRAVIKVSGAADRDQERYPLLEEILELDLSGLAAEEKERLLLVVDRAIDLVCTVGRTLKSGTTVNVEVTDVGS
- a CDS encoding acylphosphatase, with product MSAAEVRLTAWVHGRVQGVGFRWWTRCRALELGLTGYAANQADGRVLVVAQGSRESGEQLLRLLQGGATPGRVDKVVADWSEASQRIAGFSER